From Mastacembelus armatus chromosome 9, fMasArm1.2, whole genome shotgun sequence:
TGTTCTTACTGTGTCTTTGGACAGTTTGACGTCACCAGAAGCAGAAGCCACTTTCTCCATGACAGTCAGTGCTCGGCCCAGATATCCACGAGCCCAGGAGAGGGGCATGCCTTTGAACACGGCATGTATTCCCTTTAAAATCTCCACCTTGCCTGCATGAAACAAGCAGTATAATTAAAGAACAATGCATGAATCGAtcatcataaaaatatataaataaataaaagcagtggGGGTAGAAACTCCAACACACCCAGGAGAGCATTGCCCAGTAGCTGAGCACTGAGGCCTATGGTGTTGTCTTGCTTCAGCCCACATATGAGCAGTGATGCCCCCAGAGCCCGTTCCTCTGAAACCTGAACACAATGAGGAACAAGTGTGCATATTTTATTTCGCAGCGTATGTGCTAGTCCTGCTGCACCCATTTTTCACGCAAGATGAATGCCGAAcgtgaatgaataaatgaaatcCCTCATACATCACATCAGGAAACTGAAGACTTCAGTGTACTGCCCAAggtaatgtactgtattttgaaGTGCAAGAACATTCTGGGATTATGTGTCCTCTTAACGCCATCCCATGTTGCTGTTTGCTGTTACTGCACTCACAGTGAGTTGGGGTCTGGTTGCTAGGTAACTGCCCAGAGTGTAGAGAGACAGGATCTGCGTGGTGGGAAGGTCGAAGGCCTCCTGTAGCATCACCTCTTCAACCACGGAAAACGCACCTGTACATTGTACATAAATACTGTGTCAGTAATACAATCCACTTTATAGTTTATCTTTAGTACTGTCAGTTATTACTTTTAACTTCATTTCTTTTGGTACAGCGACTGGACATACCatataaaattagatttttttattaaaactaattGCAGCCAATGTTATACTAACAGCAGGGCAGTGATTAAGAACATGTAATCACAAGCATtcaatgtgcattttaaaaggtGCAATGCATAAATATGAAAGATTTATCGGCATCCAGTGATGAGGCTGGGAATGCAACCTTCAGAGCAGCCCCCTCACACCCCAACCCCCTGTGACAGGAGACCCACTTAAACCTATATTTATCTTAATGTCAACAAATCGTATTAAAAGGTACAAACCAACGGTAGCTAATTTCCATTCAAATTTAACGAATTCTTCAAACTGCAAGTGAATGCAAATTTTCAGCCAATGTCAATTTTAGGAGTTGGATGATCAAGAAAAGCCTTTCAGGGCACAGAGATGTTGTAATAAAAGGAGGAGTATTCAAACTTCAAACCAAAATGAGGCGGAAATGTAATGGAAATATTGCATGTTTGTTTCATGAGGAACGTTACAGTCTCCTCAGCGATTCACACAAATCTGATGTTTGCTCGCTGCTATTTTTCGACTCTGCAGAGTGGCTGTCTGACTCAAAATAAACCTCATTGCCTTTATTTATGGTAAAAAAGGAACATGTCCAAGTGCAATAACATGGATCATTAGCAGTTTTTGGATGTATTTGGGTTGTGACCAAGAGGAACTACATCaggttttagttatttttttagttGGATTGattctttgttgttgtgttaGTTGGATATTGATAAAAATATAGAACGCTGCCAGATTTGTACTTAAAAGTAATAAGACAACATCCAATTTGAGTTGCAATACCTAGATTACACAGTGTATGGGCACTAAACAGTGAATACTCACTAACACCATGTGCCTTCACTTGTccgaaaaaaaaaagatgtttgtatgtatgttattaaaaatattcaggCCTCACTATTACCTCTGTCTTTTATAACCAAGGAAAGAAATGTGTGAAGTCAGGTGATGGTGACTTGACACACAGCATGTTCCGACTCCTGGCAACATTTAAATCATTCAAAATGCATTTGGAAACTTTTAGAGGGCAGTGCTTTATTCATTCATAccattttaaatcaaatgtttgacagaaagcatattttaaaaaaaagcttacTTTTAAAGTCTCCTTCCTTAACGTAAGAATCTATGAGCAGGTTGAAGGTGAAGTCATCTGGAAATATTCCATATTGGACCTgcaaacacagatttttaatatttacatcaaATGTGTAACATGagtttttacaatatttatctGTACACTGACTGTTTAACCTACATGGTTTGATGAAAATGGAGTATATCACATACATACAACTATGACAAGAGATGAATCCTAATGCATCACTGACATAAAGACTGCTAATCTCAGTAACATGACAGAGGTGATATACTAGCCCACTGTAAATACAGGACTGACAAATGGATGTCAAATGTAACTAAATATGTTATTCCTACAAACTGCAAATCATTCAATAACAGTAGACATGCtggtttaaaaatgtcaaacatgtttgGCTCAAATCAGTTTGAACATGCATCTGGGTCGTGAAGATCAAATCTGTAATTGCCCACAACTGCAGTTCTCAGATTTACCCTCTGATTAAGAAGATTAGCCTCATCAtcaaaatagaataaatgaCCTTCTAGTGTATTTATGGCTGACACCTAGTTTGTTTTCTaaagaataaacagaacaaatataataatgaatatATAATGTGATGGATACCTTGTTCTTAAGTGTGTACAAAGCCTTCTCTTTGGCTCCATATTTAAGACACTGTCTGATCCAACTGTGAACAGTCCAGTCTCGCAGGTACCAACAGTTTGGACTGTGACGAAACCTGGAGGgataaaacaagcaaacaaacaaaatagaCTATAAATTTACCAGTTTCATCCAGAAAACCAAACCAGTGTTGATCAAACACAACAAGAGTCTGAACATATTAAATGCTGTGGAATGAAAGAATTAAATGTTACAAAATTCCTCAAATGTAAAGGTTATTCAATTCTCACTGGATtatgaataatgaatgtgaCCTGAACAAGGGCATGATTGGGAAATATACAAAATCTTGTAATCACAAGAACGGGTGCAGATTCCAGAGAAAGGAGTAAACAGGAAAGGTCTGGAGTTACCctgaacaaagaaaagcatgtgACTGAACATAaaccaaaacagacaaaccaaacagacAATTCAGTCCAACAAAAGCACACAAGCTGGTACCTCACGAAACCAAGCACTGAGCACATGTCTGACACACAAGTGAAGCGAATGATAATAAATTGACTCCTCTTACTTGTAAAGGTAGTACTCTGCTTGATCAACTTCCTCTCTAGATGATATGTTGTCAACAAACtggaacacaaaatgaaaatacagttaaaatacagaaaacgtATCATCCTCACAGGTCTATGACAAACAAATAACAGGCTATTTATATATAGACAGCTTACCCGAGACACAGTCAGAGAACTAACTGGGAGGTTCCTGTCATATGTCCTATCCATGAAGCTGGCCAGTACAGCTgcaagtaaaacaaacaaaaaaaaaaaatcaataggatCATTACACACCTGTTTATACAGACTGTCATATTACAGCATGCCAGTGTGAACACACTTGCCTgagacaaaacagcaacaactaaaactgaattttatcatcaaatgttttatcatgactgttacatttaaaataagaagCATTATAGCCATGCTAATTAACACAGTACTGTGAGGACGTAGTGTTTCGCTGCCACCTTGTGTTGatcacaggcacacacatcGCTGTGTGCAACCTGCTGCACTGTCCCACCTGaggtttaaattattaaatttagGTGTCTTTAATGCCACATTTTGGTCAGTACTCtccagaaatatttaaataatccCTAAAGatttagtcatttaaaatgatggcAACGATGGTCAGGATaagcaacagaaaatggaaGGATACATTAAACCTTGTGTGGTgttgatattgatatttttgTGTTCATGGGTCTGGTGGACCCACTGCATTTTGGggtttttaattcaacacaataacaattttatgttaaatacTCGAGATGTTTGCTTTATCTCAATTACAGACAATATGATAAATGTAATAACCCCACTTTGAGTTTGCAGATTATACATTTTATAACACAGGCGTCTACACCAGGCAGTCCACACATTTTACTTTGTACATGAAACTTAGGGGGTTTTAACAACTTTTAAGGCCTTTTACTGATGTGAAGATTTGTCCTCAATGGACAAGATCACAGGATATCCTTCAAAATCCTGAGCTGCAACCtatatgtttttctctgttccaCCACGAGCTCCAGCACTACTTAATGACCAACGATGATTTAATTTTTAGGGGAGCAGAGATTATTTATGTGTGACCTGTGAACACAGCAGGTTGAAGTCTTACCCAGGTTCTGAGGGTCTTTCTCTGTCGCCTCCCACACTTTGCTGTCTGTGTAAGCGGCCGAGAGCAACCACCTTCTagctgcaaagacaaacagtcagctcataaacacacagctccaTGTGGTTTGTCTACAAGCTGCTAAACTATGAAGAAACCTCCACGACAAACTGCAGCATGATGCTACATGCACTTAGCTCCTGTCATGACATTCAGCTCTTTCTGCCTAAACGTCTGAAGAACAAGCACAGTGTTTCCCCAAATAACAA
This genomic window contains:
- the mrps27 gene encoding small ribosomal subunit protein mS27, coding for MAALALTRRVTAAVKNKCLSSSLPARRWLLSAAYTDSKVWEATEKDPQNLAVLASFMDRTYDRNLPVSSLTVSRFVDNISSREEVDQAEYYLYKFRHSPNCWYLRDWTVHSWIRQCLKYGAKEKALYTLKNKVQYGIFPDDFTFNLLIDSYVKEGDFKSAFSVVEEVMLQEAFDLPTTQILSLYTLGSYLATRPQLTVSEERALGASLLICGLKQDNTIGLSAQLLGNALLGKVEILKGIHAVFKGMPLSWARGYLGRALTVMEKVASASGDVKLSKDTLDYMSDLLQQLSSTSDSDSSGEESGGEEDKKDTVDEDDLAEQAKLPEYAGRFKELSNQLEAQGKVDSSSFQGLVTALAQQNLAAAEKPDLEQYESRIQAWEAEKKQLIQREKEMREKAEQEKERRLAAKAAAQQA